CGTCCTGATCACGCTGATGACCGGGCTTTACCTTCTTTCGCGCAGCCTGAATCGTCTGGAATACGAAACGTTCATGCTGCAATAGCCGGACAGCCTTGGTAAGCTAGGGGAACAGGTCGCCCAACCGGGCAACCAAGGCAGCTTCGAGAGGCCAGTTTGGTGACAGCTCCCAGTCTTCACGTCACGACCTTCAATATCCACAAAGGATTCTCGCAATTCAACCGGCGCATGATGGTGCATGAACTGCGCGATCGTCTGCGTCATTTGAATCCGGACATTGTCTTCTTGCAGGAAGTTCAGGGGCTGCATCTCGGCCATGCCGAAAATCACCACAACTGGCCGAGTGCACCGCAGCACGAGTTCCTGGCCGACGAGGTGTGGCAGGCCTCGGCCTACGGTCGCAACATGATTTACGACCACGGCCACCATGGCAACGCGATCTTGTCGCGCTTCCCGATTCTCGACTCGCACAATCAGGACGTCACGCACCTGCAGTTCGAAAAGCGCGGCTTGCTGCATTGCCGGATTGCTCTGCCCGAAGGCCCCGCCGCGCATTGTGTCTGCGTCCATCTCTCGCTTTTCGGCCATTCGCGCCGCCGCCAGATGCATGCACTGGCCGACTATCTCGACAGCATGGCCGACCCGACGGCACCGATCATCATTGCCGGCGACTTCAACGACTGGAGCAACAAGGCTGGCCAGCAACTGGCCGCCCGGCTGGGCCTGATCGAAGTGTTCAGCCAGCGGGACGGTCGGCCGGTACGCAGCTTCCCGGCGGCCATGCCGATGTTCCGGCTCGACCGGATTTACGTGCGCGGCTTCAACATCATCAGCACCGAAGTCCATCACGGCCAGCCGTGGTCGGCGATTTCGGACCACGCCGCACTGTCGGCATGTCTCGGCCGGCATGGCGCCTGACTTCCTGCCGGGCAACCGGATCACGCTGCTCAATTCAGGCAGGGAATATTTCCCGGCACTGCTTGCGGCAATCGATGCCGCGCGCGACGAGATTTTTCTCGAAAGCTACATCTACGCCAATGACCCGGTCGGCCAACGCGTCTGCCACGCACTGTGCCAGGCAGCCAGGCGCGGCGTCACGGTCAATGTCACGGTCGACGGCTTCGGCGGCCGGAATTTCGCTGACGATTTCCTGCCTACCCTGACCGCAGCCGGGGTCAGGGCGATGCTCTTCCGGCCCGAAATCAGCACCTTCCATCTGCGCCGCCATCGCCTGCGGCGACTGCATCGCAAACTGGCCGTGATTGATGGACGCATCCTGTTCGTCGGCGGCATCAATATTGTCGATGACGACAACGCACCGCCCGACATGTGCCCGCGCTACGACTACGCCGTTCAGGTCGATGGCCCCGTCGTGCAGCAAGCACTGCACGCCGCGCGCCGTATCTGGGAAATCGTCAGCTGGGTCAATTTCAAGCGACGCTTCCGGCTCAAGCCAGGCCGACCTTCCCCCATCGAGGCGACGGGCAATCAAACGGCTGCGTTCCTGATTCGCGACAACCTTCGCCACCGCAACGACATCCTGCACGCCTATCTTGATGCGATTGCCGAGGCCCGCGACGAGATCCTGATTGCCAACGCTTATTTCCTGCCCGGCGTACGTTTCGGTCGCGCCCTGCAAGCCGCCGCCAGGCGCGGCGTCCGGATCACCATCCTGCTGCAAGGCAAGACCGATCACCCAATGCTGCGTTTTGCCGCCCAGGCGCTGTACACCGTGGCACTGACCAACGGCATCCGGGTTTTCGAATACGAAGAAAGTTTCATGCACGCCAAGGTGGCCGTGATCGATGGCGAGTGGGCCACGGTCGGCTCGTCGAACATCGACCCCTTCAGCCTGCTGTTGGCCAAGGAAGCCAATCTGGTGGTGCGCGACCGCGATTTCGCCAGAACCTTGCGCCGCAGCATCCTCGACGCCGTTGCGCAAGGCGCCCGCGAAATGCGGGCCGACGAGTTAAGCGAACACGGCTGGCCGGTTCGATTGCTGCGCTGGCTGAGCTACGGGCTGGTCCGGGCGCTGGTCGGCCTGACCGGCTACGGTCCGAAACACTGGCAAGCTGACGAGGAAATGCCCGGCATCACGCCGGAGAAGCTCCCGGAATAACGCGTCCGGAAGGAATAGCCGAAAACTGCCAGTGCGCTATCGCCCAGGCCCAGCATTCATCCAGCCGGGCATGCTCCAGGCCGGGTGGCACGGCCTGGCCGAGAAAACGCAGGGCCGCCACCAGTTGCGGCACCGGCCGGCCGGCATCGAGCGCCGGCGCCAGCGTCTGTTTCGACAACTTCTCTCCGGCAGCATTACTCACCACCGGCAAATGCGCGTAACGCGGCTGGCGATAGCCAAGACAACGCTGCAGCCAGATCTGACGCGGCGTCGACGCCAGCAGGTCGGCGCCGCGCACGATATCGGAAATTCCCTGAAATTCATCGTCGACCGTGACGGCCAGTTGATAGGCAAACAAACCATCGGCCCGCAGCAAAACGAAGTCGCCGACATCGTTTTCCAGTTGCTGGCTGAGATGCCCCTGCAAGCGATCGACAAAACCCAGCTCGCCATCGACCCGCAGACGCCACGCCCGCGCCTGACGACCTGCCGGCAAGCCGACACGGCAGGTGCCGGGATAAGCCAGGCCACCATCAATCGCCGGACGGCTGGCCGAGTCGGCGATTTCCTTGCGCGAACAGGCACAGCCATACGCCAGCCCGGCCGACCTGAGTTGCGCCAGCGCCTCGGCATAAGCTTCGCTGCGCGTGCTCTGCCACAACACCGGACCATCCCAGCAAAAACCGAAGGCTTCCAGTGTGCGCAGGATGTCATCGGCCGCCCCCGACACGTTACGCGGGGTGTCGACATCTTCCATCCGCAGCAACCACTCGCCGTGCTGCGAACGGGCATCGAGATAACTGCCGACGGCCGCAACCAATGAGCCGGCATGGAGCGGCCCGGTCGGTGATGGCGCAAAGCGCCCGCGATATAGCTGATTCATGCCGCCATTTTCGGACAAATTACCCGATTGCGGCAGCCGGCAAATACGCCGGCACAGACCAGAGGCAAAAAAAATCCCGCCGGGATCGCTCCTGGCGGGATTGCGGATCAGCGTAGATTTACTTGCCGGCCGGGGCTGCCGCAGGTGCCGGAGCAGCGGCGGGTTCAGCCTTGACGGCCGGTTTGGCATGCTTCACATGCTTGACCGGTTTGGCGGCATCCTGCTTGGCCGGCTCGGTCTTCGGCGCCTCTACCGTCTTGGCCGGCTCAACCGCTTTCGGTGCTTCAACCTTTTTTTCGGCGGCAGCAGCGACCGGAGCGACAACCTTGGCAGCCGGGGCGGCAGTAGGGGCAGGGGCCGGCTGGGCGAAAGAGGCAGAAGCAAAACCAGCGGCAACAGCGAGAGCGATGACAGTCTTGAACATTTTGAATCTCCTTGAGGTTGAATCGGTACTTTGTCCGGTGCTGCGATATTGCAGCGCCTTGTTGCGAATAACGCGCTGGCCGACCGCACCGATGTCATCAGTTGTGTAATTCACTGTATCGATTTGTGACCCGGCCACCGCACGGTTTCTCCGAAGCCTGAGTTGTACGTTACGATTTATCGTCCGTCCGCCGCGTTGACCGCAGCACGCCCCATCGATTCGAGGAATGCCATGCACCACCGATTCAAGCTTGTTTTTTGCTGCCTGATGATCGTCAGCCCGCTGCTTTGGGCCGCCGGTTTCATGGAGCGGGAAATTTCCTTTTCAACGCAGGAAGTTCAGGAAGCTCTCGCCAAAACGAGCAGCAGCGAAAAAAACTACGGCGGACTGGTCAGCGTTGCCCTGCCCGCCCCGCCTCAAGTAACGCTGGGCGAACCGGCCGGCCTGGCCGGCGTGACGGCGCGATTGAACATCAGCCTGCTGGGCAGCCCGGCCATCGGCGTCGATGTCGCCGGCACCGCCGGCATTCGCTACGACGACAAACGCAAGGCGTTTTTCCTTGAAAACCCGGTCGCCCATTCGATTCAGTCCCCGGCACTGTCGAGGGACAGCGAGCCGATGGCCAAACAGGCGATCAACGCTTTCATCAGCAACTATTTCCGCAACAAACCGGTCTACGTCCTGCGCGAAGATGGCAAGCCGGAAGAAATTGCGGCCCGCTGGCTGCTCAAATCGGTCCGCATCGAACCTGGCCGGGTCGTCGCCACGCTCGCTCCATTCTGAATGCCCGGCTCACCCGGCCGGGCGTTGATCGGCGAATAGACTTTTTACCGATTGCCTAAGGCAAGGGGGGTTGATAGCATCGGCCCCCGTTTTACCTGCCTCCTTTTGCCAAGCTGCGGCATATGCCTCCTGCGCAGCACCGTCCGGAATCGTCATGTCCCAGCCCTCTGCGCCCAGAAAAACGATCAACATCAAAGCCATCACTGATCCGGACAACAAGGTTTACCCGCGTTCGATCAGCGGCCCGTTCACAACCTGGCGCTGGATTTTCGTCTGGCTGACGCAGATCGTTTTCTACGGCCTGTGCTGGCTGCCCTGGCACGGTCGACAGGCGGTTTTGTTCGATATCGATGCCCGCAAGTTCTACTTTTTCGATCTCGTCCTGTGGCCGCAGGACACCATTTATCTCGTCCTGCTGATGATTCTCGGCGCGCTGGCGCTCTTCCTGTTCACCGCCGTCGCCGGACGACTATGGTGCGGCTACAGTTGCCCGCAAACCGTCTATACCGAAATTTTCCTGTGGTTCGAAAAGGTGATCGAAGGCGAGCGCCCGAAACGCATGAAACTCGATGCCGAACCTTGGTCGGCCAGAAAATTGGGGATCAAGACGGCCAAGCACTCGGTCTGGATCCTGTTTTCACTGTGGACGGGCATCACCTTCGTCGGCTATTTCATGCCGATCCACGAACTGATCAACGATCTGGTCTCGCTCTCGCCGGGCGCCTGGTCAGCCTTCTGGGTTGTTTTCTACGC
The sequence above is drawn from the Dechloromonas sp. TW-R-39-2 genome and encodes:
- a CDS encoding amine oxidase produces the protein MFKTVIALAVAAGFASASFAQPAPAPTAAPAAKVVAPVAAAAEKKVEAPKAVEPAKTVEAPKTEPAKQDAAKPVKHVKHAKPAVKAEPAAAPAPAAAPAGK
- a CDS encoding DUF1439 domain-containing protein, producing MHHRFKLVFCCLMIVSPLLWAAGFMEREISFSTQEVQEALAKTSSSEKNYGGLVSVALPAPPQVTLGEPAGLAGVTARLNISLLGSPAIGVDVAGTAGIRYDDKRKAFFLENPVAHSIQSPALSRDSEPMAKQAINAFISNYFRNKPVYVLREDGKPEEIAARWLLKSVRIEPGRVVATLAPF
- a CDS encoding endonuclease/exonuclease/phosphatase family protein, with translation MTAPSLHVTTFNIHKGFSQFNRRMMVHELRDRLRHLNPDIVFLQEVQGLHLGHAENHHNWPSAPQHEFLADEVWQASAYGRNMIYDHGHHGNAILSRFPILDSHNQDVTHLQFEKRGLLHCRIALPEGPAAHCVCVHLSLFGHSRRRQMHALADYLDSMADPTAPIIIAGDFNDWSNKAGQQLAARLGLIEVFSQRDGRPVRSFPAAMPMFRLDRIYVRGFNIISTEVHHGQPWSAISDHAALSACLGRHGA
- the clsB gene encoding cardiolipin synthase ClsB, with translation MAPDFLPGNRITLLNSGREYFPALLAAIDAARDEIFLESYIYANDPVGQRVCHALCQAARRGVTVNVTVDGFGGRNFADDFLPTLTAAGVRAMLFRPEISTFHLRRHRLRRLHRKLAVIDGRILFVGGINIVDDDNAPPDMCPRYDYAVQVDGPVVQQALHAARRIWEIVSWVNFKRRFRLKPGRPSPIEATGNQTAAFLIRDNLRHRNDILHAYLDAIAEARDEILIANAYFLPGVRFGRALQAAARRGVRITILLQGKTDHPMLRFAAQALYTVALTNGIRVFEYEESFMHAKVAVIDGEWATVGSSNIDPFSLLLAKEANLVVRDRDFARTLRRSILDAVAQGAREMRADELSEHGWPVRLLRWLSYGLVRALVGLTGYGPKHWQADEEMPGITPEKLPE
- the gluQRS gene encoding tRNA glutamyl-Q(34) synthetase GluQRS, whose product is MNQLYRGRFAPSPTGPLHAGSLVAAVGSYLDARSQHGEWLLRMEDVDTPRNVSGAADDILRTLEAFGFCWDGPVLWQSTRSEAYAEALAQLRSAGLAYGCACSRKEIADSASRPAIDGGLAYPGTCRVGLPAGRQARAWRLRVDGELGFVDRLQGHLSQQLENDVGDFVLLRADGLFAYQLAVTVDDEFQGISDIVRGADLLASTPRQIWLQRCLGYRQPRYAHLPVVSNAAGEKLSKQTLAPALDAGRPVPQLVAALRFLGQAVPPGLEHARLDECWAWAIAHWQFSAIPSGRVIPGASPA